In Alphaproteobacteria bacterium, a genomic segment contains:
- a CDS encoding enoyl-CoA hydratase/isomerase family protein, translated as MTSVKTEKHGAVRTITLARSEKRNALDLAMLEALCNAFADTPDKTERVIVLRAEGPVFCAGIDLAERQRNPAQRGESPIERVLEAMEHSPLPIVGVVQGAAIAGGCELALHCDFVVASESARFGMSLAQIGLAPTWFLAKKLVEIAGPVASREILLLGDALPAARMLELNIISRVAPPDQLNTEAQKIIDRLSANAPLSLKAMKALLVREMAFRGGIDHDDIDDMIQAARESADAKEGIAAKLEKRQPNFTGE; from the coding sequence AAAACATGGCGCGGTCCGGACCATAACGCTGGCGCGGTCCGAAAAACGCAACGCGCTGGACCTGGCGATGCTGGAAGCGCTGTGCAACGCCTTCGCCGATACGCCGGACAAGACCGAACGGGTGATCGTGCTGCGCGCGGAAGGTCCCGTCTTCTGTGCCGGGATCGATCTGGCGGAGCGCCAGCGCAACCCGGCCCAGCGCGGCGAAAGCCCCATCGAACGGGTGCTGGAAGCGATGGAGCACAGCCCGCTGCCCATCGTCGGGGTGGTGCAGGGGGCGGCGATCGCCGGCGGGTGCGAACTGGCGCTGCACTGCGATTTCGTCGTCGCGTCGGAAAGCGCGCGGTTCGGCATGTCGCTGGCGCAGATCGGGCTGGCGCCGACCTGGTTCCTGGCCAAGAAGCTGGTGGAAATCGCCGGGCCGGTCGCCAGCCGGGAAATCCTGCTGCTGGGCGATGCACTGCCCGCCGCCAGGATGCTGGAACTGAACATCATCAGCCGCGTGGCGCCGCCGGACCAACTGAATACCGAAGCGCAGAAGATCATCGACCGGCTGTCGGCCAATGCGCCGCTGTCGCTGAAGGCGATGAAGGCGCTTCTGGTGCGCGAAATGGCCTTCCGGGGCGGCATCGATCATGATGATATCGACGACATGATCCAGGCGGCGCGGGAAAGCGCGGACGCGAAGGAAGGCATTGCCGCGAAGCTGGAAAAGCGTCAGCCCAACTTCACGGGCGAATAG